From Haloarcula sp. CBA1127, a single genomic window includes:
- a CDS encoding DUF5813 family protein yields MTDVPDDVAEAFDRHDALVPAGDSYAVETTNFDGRVTATEGEEWRTNYEVTVRAPSLQAATSDEVGDAVVDGWLETLERRLEDAPKATRTAVELDDYSVVEDGEQVVVTFEYTMGGERQAADVAKTFVEYVEGTYVEGVIPGYDYVGVVADLLNSASTGGSEGSRGGTPL; encoded by the coding sequence ATGACTGATGTGCCAGACGACGTTGCCGAGGCGTTCGACCGACACGATGCACTCGTTCCGGCCGGGGACAGTTATGCCGTCGAGACGACGAACTTCGACGGCCGCGTGACTGCGACCGAGGGCGAGGAGTGGCGGACGAACTACGAGGTGACGGTCAGAGCGCCGTCGCTACAGGCCGCGACAAGCGACGAAGTCGGTGATGCCGTCGTCGACGGCTGGCTCGAAACGCTGGAACGACGGCTGGAAGACGCGCCGAAAGCGACCCGAACTGCCGTCGAACTGGACGATTACAGCGTCGTTGAGGACGGCGAGCAGGTCGTAGTCACGTTCGAGTACACGATGGGTGGCGAACGGCAGGCCGCGGACGTCGCCAAGACCTTCGTCGAGTACGTCGAGGGGACGTACGTGGAGGGCGTCATTCCCGGCTACGACTACGTCGGCGTCGTGGCTGACTTACTCAACTCTGCGAGTACCGGCGGGAGCGAGGGCTCTCGTGGCGGGACGCCGCTGTAG
- a CDS encoding Lrp/AsnC family transcriptional regulator: MVIAYVMVKAHTGDADRLKSDIEAVDGVVEAHIVAGDVDFIAKVNVETPAEVKDVAATHIQEIQGVETTQTYIAMD; the protein is encoded by the coding sequence ATGGTCATTGCCTACGTGATGGTCAAAGCCCACACCGGTGACGCGGACCGTCTCAAAAGTGATATCGAAGCCGTCGACGGCGTCGTCGAGGCCCACATCGTCGCCGGCGACGTCGACTTTATCGCAAAAGTAAACGTGGAGACGCCCGCCGAAGTCAAGGATGTCGCAGCGACACATATTCAGGAAATCCAGGGCGTCGAAACGACACAGACCTATATCGCGATGGATTGA
- a CDS encoding TrkA family potassium uptake protein → MRFVIVGAGRVGLRTARVLQESGHEVVLIERDENAVERARTAGFEVIAGDGAIEETLGNADLEAADALGALTGDLNDNFVACMIAKEHGCRTVMRIDEDYREEIYRRYASDVDEVIYPERLGAIAAKNALLGGNIRAVADIAQNLQLVEFTIQRQSPMEGYTLSELELPSDSRLMAHGKGEDPLAIPDPDETLEAGDRVVILADFGTLSDVRSIVVGESERATALGGA, encoded by the coding sequence ATGCGATTCGTTATCGTGGGTGCAGGCCGTGTCGGACTGCGGACGGCTCGCGTCCTGCAAGAGAGTGGCCACGAAGTTGTCCTCATCGAGCGCGATGAGAACGCAGTCGAGCGCGCGCGAACGGCTGGTTTCGAGGTAATCGCGGGTGACGGCGCTATTGAGGAGACGCTCGGCAACGCCGACCTCGAAGCCGCCGACGCACTCGGCGCGCTCACCGGCGACCTGAACGACAACTTCGTCGCCTGCATGATCGCCAAGGAACACGGCTGTCGAACCGTTATGCGTATCGACGAGGACTACCGTGAGGAGATTTACCGACGCTATGCTTCCGATGTCGACGAGGTCATCTACCCCGAACGGCTGGGCGCTATCGCCGCGAAGAACGCGCTGCTGGGCGGGAATATCCGCGCAGTCGCTGACATCGCACAGAACCTCCAGCTCGTGGAGTTTACTATCCAGCGGCAGTCGCCGATGGAAGGGTACACGCTGTCGGAACTGGAGCTTCCGTCGGATTCCCGGCTGATGGCGCACGGGAAAGGTGAGGACCCGCTCGCTATTCCCGACCCGGACGAAACGCTAGAGGCCGGTGACCGAGTCGTGATACTGGCCGACTTTGGGACGCTCTCTGATGTCCGTAGTATCGTTGTCGGTGAATCAGAACGCGCGACTGCGCTTGGAGGTGCCTGA
- a CDS encoding Lrp/AsnC ligand binding domain-containing protein, whose protein sequence is MVSAFIMIKTAAGKSEELLAAVRDAEGITEAHIVAGQYDIIGEATGTEVYDIMQSVSGHVRDLNGVADTRTYICLE, encoded by the coding sequence ATGGTTAGCGCGTTCATTATGATCAAGACCGCTGCCGGCAAATCAGAAGAACTTCTTGCGGCGGTTCGCGACGCCGAGGGCATCACCGAAGCACATATCGTCGCCGGGCAGTACGACATCATCGGGGAAGCAACGGGTACGGAGGTGTACGATATCATGCAGTCGGTCTCAGGTCACGTCCGCGACCTCAACGGCGTCGCTGACACGCGCACGTACATCTGTTTGGAGTGA
- the tmk gene encoding dTMP kinase: MLVTLEGLDGSGKTTVWERLRSDDTVPDDAVFTREPTDTWYGDAVQRSIDDDDADSLAELFLYTADHAAHLSNTVRPALNEDRLVVSDRYSDSRYAYQGATLEASETFDDPLSYVREVHAPWTRPPDRTVYLDLDPETAARRSGATNKFETADYLSTVRDNYERLIDADTERFVRVDATADPDTVYERVRAAILD; this comes from the coding sequence ATGCTCGTCACGCTCGAAGGATTGGACGGGAGCGGCAAGACGACCGTGTGGGAACGGCTCCGAAGCGACGACACGGTCCCAGATGACGCCGTCTTCACGCGCGAACCGACCGACACCTGGTACGGAGACGCCGTCCAGCGCTCCATCGACGACGACGACGCGGACTCGCTGGCCGAACTGTTCCTCTACACGGCCGACCACGCCGCGCATCTCTCGAACACGGTCCGACCGGCGCTCAACGAGGACCGGCTTGTCGTCTCCGACCGCTACAGCGACTCGCGGTACGCCTATCAGGGTGCGACACTCGAAGCTAGTGAGACGTTCGACGATCCGCTGTCGTACGTCCGAGAAGTCCATGCCCCCTGGACCCGCCCGCCGGACCGGACCGTGTATCTCGACCTCGATCCCGAAACCGCCGCACGGCGAAGCGGCGCAACGAACAAGTTCGAGACCGCTGACTATCTTTCAACGGTTCGGGACAACTACGAGCGACTCATTGACGCCGACACGGAGCGGTTCGTACGCGTCGACGCGACCGCCGATCCGGACACCGTGTACGAACGCGTCCGAGCGGCGATTCTCGATTAA
- a CDS encoding complex I NDUFA9 subunit family protein → MDVLVVGGTGFIGQHLCRELDERGHTVTALSRSPEDATLPDGVETVAGDVTEYDSIESAFEDQDAVYFLVALSPLFKPDGGDKMHERIHLGGTENSVQAAEEHDVERFVQLSALGADPNGDTHYIRSKGRAEQVVTESTLDWTIFRPSVVFGEGGEFVSFTKRLKGMFAPGVPLYPLPGGGRQTKFQPIWVGDLVPMLVDSIESDEHVGEAYEIGGPEVLSLREVTSQVYDAEASSVSIVPLPMPLAKVGLSVLGSVGFPMGADQYRSLKFDNTPATNEIDAFGASSDSLTTLSGYLHR, encoded by the coding sequence ATGGATGTACTTGTCGTCGGCGGGACTGGCTTCATCGGACAACACCTGTGCCGCGAACTCGATGAGCGAGGACACACCGTCACTGCGCTGTCCCGGTCACCGGAGGACGCGACGCTACCAGACGGCGTCGAAACCGTCGCCGGGGATGTCACGGAGTACGACAGCATCGAGAGCGCGTTCGAAGATCAGGACGCGGTGTATTTCCTGGTCGCACTGTCGCCCCTGTTCAAGCCGGATGGCGGGGACAAGATGCACGAACGCATCCATCTCGGCGGGACAGAAAACAGCGTGCAGGCCGCAGAGGAGCACGACGTCGAACGGTTCGTCCAGCTGAGCGCACTGGGTGCAGACCCCAATGGCGACACGCATTACATCCGGTCGAAGGGCCGGGCCGAGCAGGTCGTTACGGAGTCCACGCTGGACTGGACTATCTTCCGGCCGTCGGTTGTCTTCGGCGAGGGTGGGGAGTTCGTCTCCTTCACGAAGCGCCTCAAGGGGATGTTCGCGCCGGGCGTCCCGCTGTATCCGCTCCCCGGCGGCGGCAGACAGACGAAGTTCCAGCCTATCTGGGTCGGTGACCTCGTGCCGATGCTCGTCGACAGTATCGAGTCCGACGAGCACGTCGGCGAGGCGTACGAAATCGGCGGGCCGGAAGTGCTGTCGCTCAGAGAGGTGACAAGCCAGGTGTATGATGCCGAGGCGTCGTCGGTAAGCATCGTCCCCCTTCCGATGCCGCTCGCGAAGGTCGGTCTCTCTGTCTTGGGGAGCGTCGGGTTCCCGATGGGTGCCGACCAGTACCGCTCGCTCAAATTCGATAACACTCCGGCGACGAACGAAATCGACGCGTTCGGCGCCAGTAGTGACTCTTTAACGACGCTCAGCGGATACCTCCACCGATAA
- a CDS encoding tubulin/FtsZ family protein — protein MKLAMIGFGQAGGKIVDKFLEYDKETGSGIVRSAVAVNTAKADLLGLEHIPEENRVLIGQARVKGHGVGADNELGAEIAEEDIDEVQGAIDNIPVHEVDAFLIVAGLGGGTGSGGSPVVAKHLKRIYTEPVYGLGVLPGSDEGGIYTLNAARSFQTFVREVDNLMVFDNDAWRQTGESVEGGYDHINEEIVRRFGVLFGAGEIEAGDNVAESVVDSSEIINTLDGGGVSTVGYASEDVEVSSGGGGLLSRFKGDDSSDDGMDTANTTNRITSLVRKAALGRLTLPCEIEGAERALLVMAGPPEHLNRKGIERGRKWLEEQTGSMEVRGGDYPTNAPKVAASILLAGVHNVPRIKELQQVAIEAQDNIDDIRNQSEDNLEDLVEDDEDELDPLF, from the coding sequence ATGAAACTGGCGATGATCGGCTTCGGGCAGGCCGGTGGCAAAATTGTGGACAAATTCCTCGAGTACGACAAGGAAACCGGCTCGGGAATCGTCCGCTCGGCTGTTGCGGTCAATACAGCGAAAGCAGACCTGCTTGGGCTAGAACACATTCCGGAAGAGAATCGAGTGCTCATTGGCCAGGCCCGCGTCAAGGGCCACGGGGTGGGCGCGGACAACGAACTCGGCGCGGAAATCGCCGAAGAGGATATCGACGAGGTGCAGGGTGCAATTGACAATATCCCTGTCCACGAAGTCGACGCCTTCCTCATCGTCGCCGGGCTCGGCGGCGGGACGGGGTCGGGCGGATCGCCGGTCGTCGCGAAACACCTCAAACGCATCTACACCGAACCGGTATACGGGCTGGGCGTCCTGCCGGGCAGCGACGAGGGTGGCATCTACACCCTCAACGCCGCTCGCTCGTTCCAGACGTTCGTGCGCGAGGTGGACAACCTGATGGTGTTCGATAACGACGCCTGGCGACAGACCGGCGAGTCCGTCGAGGGTGGCTACGACCACATCAACGAGGAGATCGTCCGGCGCTTCGGCGTGCTGTTCGGGGCCGGCGAGATCGAAGCCGGCGACAACGTCGCCGAGAGCGTCGTCGACTCCTCCGAGATCATCAACACGCTCGACGGCGGCGGCGTGTCCACCGTCGGGTACGCCTCCGAGGACGTCGAGGTATCCTCTGGCGGCGGCGGCCTGCTCTCACGGTTCAAGGGCGACGACTCGTCAGACGATGGAATGGATACGGCGAACACGACGAACCGGATCACCTCGCTCGTCCGGAAAGCCGCGCTCGGCCGGCTGACGCTTCCCTGTGAGATCGAGGGTGCAGAGCGTGCCCTGCTCGTGATGGCAGGGCCGCCGGAGCACCTGAACCGGAAGGGAATAGAGCGCGGCCGGAAGTGGCTCGAGGAGCAGACCGGTTCGATGGAGGTCCGCGGTGGCGACTATCCGACCAACGCCCCGAAAGTGGCCGCGTCCATCCTGTTGGCCGGCGTTCACAACGTTCCCCGCATCAAGGAACTCCAGCAGGTCGCCATCGAGGCACAGGACAACATCGACGATATCCGTAACCAAAGCGAAGATAACTTAGAGGACTTAGTCGAAGACGACGAAGATGAACTTGATCCGCTGTTCTAA
- the cofC gene encoding 2-phospho-L-lactate guanylyltransferase, giving the protein MRLAVPVSGSDPKTRLASVLSPDERRDFTEAMLADVVDAVTAAGHEPEVISTAPLDCAVPVTVDDRRLDPLVNDLLASTVADDRGELAVVMADLPLVTPKSIERLLAPDADIVLAPGLGGGTNAFVCRHPEFRVDYHGASIRDHRRIARDVGASVTEVDSRRLATDIDEPGDLAEVLLHSDGAAADWLTDADFSLSLTDGRVTVSRE; this is encoded by the coding sequence ATGCGTCTCGCCGTCCCCGTCTCGGGGTCTGACCCCAAAACGCGACTTGCATCCGTTCTTTCTCCCGACGAGCGCCGTGATTTTACCGAAGCGATGCTTGCAGACGTCGTCGACGCGGTGACAGCGGCAGGCCACGAACCCGAAGTCATCTCGACAGCACCACTCGACTGTGCCGTGCCGGTCACTGTCGACGACCGCAGGCTCGACCCGCTCGTCAACGACCTGCTCGCGTCGACAGTGGCCGATGACAGGGGAGAACTCGCCGTCGTGATGGCAGATCTGCCGCTCGTAACGCCGAAAAGCATCGAGCGACTGCTCGCCCCCGACGCCGACATCGTGCTGGCTCCAGGTCTAGGTGGCGGGACGAACGCCTTCGTCTGTCGCCACCCCGAGTTCAGGGTGGACTACCACGGCGCGTCGATACGTGACCACCGGCGGATTGCCCGGGACGTGGGAGCCAGCGTGACCGAAGTTGACTCACGGCGGCTTGCGACCGACATCGACGAACCGGGCGACCTCGCTGAGGTACTGTTACACAGCGACGGCGCGGCCGCGGACTGGCTCACTGACGCCGATTTCAGTCTGTCGCTCACAGACGGCCGTGTCACCGTGAGCCGCGAGTGA
- the cofG gene encoding 7,8-didemethyl-8-hydroxy-5-deazariboflavin synthase subunit CofG translates to MIPGTDTYDVGIEIPDADIERLLSVMPEDVAAASALSYCRNVFLPLTTACRYTCTYCTYYDPPGQAELMDREEIRETCRRGADAGCTEALFTFGDGPDDRYTAVHDQLAEWGHDSIHEYLREACEIALEEGLLPHANPGDQTREQMAHVADLNASMGVMLETTTEVQAHGGPRAKSPGQRLNTLRVAGELGVPFTTGILVGIGEDWRHRAESLLAIREMHERYGHIQEVIIQPVVENERWQGGSPDLATMRRVTAMARAALPEEVSVQVPPNLAPARDLTDCGIDDLGGVSPVTVDHINPEYEWPALQELTAVAETAEVPLSERLPVYDHFVDDGWLSEPIEAAIEADNDAGDRFRSILDRGVNPVTL, encoded by the coding sequence GTGATACCCGGCACGGACACGTATGACGTCGGTATCGAGATCCCGGACGCCGACATCGAGCGACTGCTGTCGGTGATGCCCGAGGACGTCGCGGCCGCGTCGGCGCTGTCCTACTGCCGGAACGTGTTCTTACCCCTGACGACTGCCTGCCGCTACACCTGCACCTACTGCACGTACTACGACCCGCCGGGGCAGGCGGAGCTGATGGACCGCGAAGAGATCCGGGAGACCTGCCGCCGCGGGGCCGATGCCGGCTGTACCGAGGCGCTGTTTACCTTCGGCGACGGCCCGGACGACCGCTACACCGCGGTCCACGACCAGCTCGCCGAGTGGGGCCACGACTCCATCCACGAGTACCTCCGGGAAGCCTGCGAAATCGCGCTGGAGGAGGGGTTGCTCCCGCACGCCAACCCTGGCGACCAGACACGCGAGCAGATGGCCCACGTCGCCGACCTGAACGCCTCGATGGGCGTGATGCTGGAGACGACCACCGAGGTGCAGGCCCACGGCGGCCCGCGAGCGAAAAGTCCCGGCCAGCGACTCAACACCCTCCGGGTGGCCGGCGAACTCGGTGTCCCGTTCACGACGGGTATCCTCGTCGGCATCGGCGAGGACTGGCGACACCGCGCCGAGAGCTTGCTCGCCATCCGCGAGATGCACGAACGCTACGGCCATATTCAGGAGGTCATCATCCAGCCCGTCGTCGAGAACGAGCGCTGGCAGGGCGGTTCCCCCGACCTAGCGACAATGCGCCGGGTGACAGCAATGGCCCGCGCGGCCCTCCCCGAAGAAGTGTCCGTCCAGGTCCCTCCGAACCTCGCGCCCGCCCGCGACCTGACCGACTGTGGCATCGACGACCTGGGCGGCGTCTCCCCGGTCACAGTCGACCACATCAACCCCGAGTACGAGTGGCCCGCGCTGCAGGAACTGACAGCCGTCGCCGAGACCGCCGAGGTGCCACTGAGCGAGCGGTTGCCGGTCTACGACCACTTCGTCGACGACGGCTGGCTCTCTGAGCCCATCGAGGCGGCTATCGAGGCCGATAATGACGCCGGCGACCGGTTCCGGTCGATACTGGACCGGGGTGTGAATCCAGTGACGCTGTGA
- the cofH gene encoding 7,8-didemethyl-8-hydroxy-5-deazariboflavin synthase subunit CofH produces the protein MPDVPETVGTPDGSTEFEHRPTTDQSFENALAKARNGTRLTVDDAVELFTTGTDRDGIDHDRKEQVLEAADRRRAEVVGDEVTFVANLNNNVTTACNTGCLFCNFKDRSEQFRSDYQEDHGGFTKTPSESREIVRDALDRGIYEVCSVSGLHPALALDDEHREILETSDRGDLNYRSPDEYETDPATYCEQIRAMNVGGVHVHSMTPEEAYHARRGTDWSYEEVYGRLQDAGLDSVPGTAAEILVDEVRDVICPGKIRTDEWLEAMEAAASVGLDMTSTMMYGHVENERHRALHLKRIRDLQDRTGAITEFVPLSFVHEETPLYERGMVDGGATVDEDELMIAVSRLFLDNVDHIQASWVKYGDTQGLKMLTCGADDFMGTILSEEITKRAGGDYGEFRSFQEYADMITAIGRTPVERSTDYEQRRVIDPDADVLGPQLGPRADGTSLLD, from the coding sequence ATGCCGGACGTCCCAGAGACCGTCGGTACTCCGGACGGCTCCACCGAGTTCGAGCACCGTCCGACGACTGACCAGTCGTTCGAGAACGCCCTCGCCAAGGCGAGAAACGGGACGCGACTGACAGTCGACGACGCCGTCGAACTCTTTACGACGGGCACCGACCGGGACGGTATCGACCACGACCGGAAAGAGCAGGTGCTCGAAGCGGCTGACCGCCGCCGGGCCGAGGTTGTCGGCGACGAGGTCACCTTCGTCGCGAACCTCAACAACAACGTCACGACGGCCTGCAACACCGGCTGTCTGTTCTGTAACTTCAAGGACCGCTCTGAGCAGTTCCGCAGCGATTATCAGGAGGACCACGGCGGCTTCACGAAGACGCCGAGCGAATCCCGCGAAATCGTACGGGATGCCCTCGACCGCGGCATCTACGAGGTCTGCTCGGTGTCTGGACTCCATCCCGCGCTCGCCCTGGACGACGAACACCGGGAGATACTGGAGACGAGCGACCGCGGGGACCTGAACTACCGCTCGCCCGACGAGTACGAGACGGACCCGGCCACCTACTGTGAACAGATCCGGGCGATGAACGTCGGCGGTGTCCACGTCCACTCGATGACGCCGGAGGAAGCCTATCACGCCCGCCGCGGCACCGACTGGTCCTACGAGGAGGTGTACGGTCGCCTTCAAGACGCTGGCCTCGACAGCGTGCCCGGCACCGCCGCCGAAATCCTCGTCGACGAGGTCCGCGACGTTATCTGTCCGGGGAAGATCCGTACTGACGAGTGGCTCGAAGCGATGGAGGCGGCCGCGTCAGTCGGCCTCGATATGACCTCGACAATGATGTACGGCCACGTCGAGAACGAGCGCCACCGCGCGCTGCACCTGAAGCGCATCCGTGACTTGCAGGACCGGACCGGCGCAATCACGGAGTTCGTCCCGCTATCCTTTGTCCACGAGGAGACGCCGCTGTACGAACGTGGCATGGTCGACGGCGGCGCGACGGTCGACGAGGACGAACTGATGATCGCCGTCTCACGGCTTTTCCTCGACAACGTCGACCACATTCAGGCCTCGTGGGTCAAATACGGTGACACGCAGGGCTTGAAGATGCTCACCTGCGGCGCGGACGACTTCATGGGGACGATTCTCTCCGAAGAGATCACCAAGCGCGCCGGCGGCGACTACGGCGAGTTCCGGTCGTTCCAGGAGTACGCCGACATGATTACCGCCATCGGCCGGACGCCCGTTGAGCGCTCGACGGACTACGAGCAGCGCCGCGTTATCGACCCCGACGCCGACGTGCTCGGCCCACAACTCGGACCACGGGCTGACGGAACGTCATTACTCGACTGA
- a CDS encoding sodium:calcium antiporter, producing MASSLLVEAAIIVAATVAIWKGSDWLESSSERLATYYGLPEVVQGAIIVAVGSSFPEVATVVVAALGGSMPLGVGAIVGSAIFNILIIPAAAGIATDDELESSRTLVYKEAQFYMLAVSVLLITMALAVIYYPGEATLTGVITRPLAAIPLALYGLYVFIQYQDTADHDPEEDWTADISVGREWLFLLLGLAVILVAVENLVHAVSVIGRAAGVQEFLLGVTILAAATSLPDTLVSVRAARDDRGVTSLANVLGSNTFDLLVAIPLGVLIAGTWTVDFAMAVPMFGVLTGATILLFTVLRTDLVLSEGESYALLGAYAAFVAWVIIETGGWIGGVLPT from the coding sequence ATGGCTTCCAGTCTGTTGGTTGAGGCTGCGATCATCGTCGCAGCGACGGTCGCGATCTGGAAAGGGAGCGACTGGCTCGAATCATCGAGCGAGCGGCTCGCGACGTACTACGGCCTCCCAGAGGTCGTGCAGGGAGCGATTATCGTTGCCGTCGGGTCGAGTTTCCCGGAGGTCGCGACCGTCGTCGTCGCGGCGCTTGGCGGGTCAATGCCGCTTGGTGTCGGCGCAATCGTCGGATCGGCAATCTTCAACATTCTCATTATCCCCGCAGCCGCGGGCATCGCCACGGACGACGAACTCGAATCGAGCCGGACACTCGTCTACAAGGAGGCGCAGTTCTACATGCTCGCCGTCTCAGTCTTGCTCATCACGATGGCGCTTGCGGTCATCTACTACCCTGGCGAGGCCACGCTCACCGGCGTCATCACGCGACCGCTGGCGGCGATCCCGCTCGCGCTCTACGGGCTGTACGTTTTCATCCAGTACCAGGATACGGCCGACCACGACCCCGAAGAGGACTGGACTGCCGACATCTCGGTCGGGCGGGAGTGGCTCTTTCTTTTACTTGGTCTGGCTGTCATCCTCGTGGCCGTGGAGAACCTCGTCCACGCCGTCAGCGTCATCGGTCGGGCCGCCGGCGTTCAGGAGTTTCTGCTCGGTGTGACGATTCTCGCGGCGGCGACGAGTCTCCCCGACACACTTGTCAGTGTTAGAGCAGCCCGCGACGACCGCGGGGTCACGTCGCTCGCAAACGTTCTCGGCTCGAACACGTTCGACCTACTCGTCGCTATCCCGCTTGGCGTTCTCATTGCTGGCACGTGGACCGTCGACTTCGCGATGGCCGTGCCGATGTTCGGCGTCCTGACCGGGGCGACGATTCTCCTGTTCACTGTCCTCCGGACCGACCTCGTGTTGAGCGAAGGTGAATCGTACGCGCTGTTGGGTGCTTATGCAGCCTTCGTCGCATGGGTTATCATCGAGACCGGGGGCTGGATTGGCGGCGTATTGCCGACCTGA
- a CDS encoding phosphoribosylaminoimidazolesuccinocarboxamide synthase: protein MTSVKEFRVDEPATAEALGRGAFVFTDDYSVFDWGKMPDQIPDKGASLCTMGAYNFQLLEENHVPTHYEGVRLPDSDEVRDLGEALSADAAPEEMVIELTQVPDLPFEDGSYDYDAYHEGADSNYLIPLEIVFRNRVGVGSSLRSRTEPADHGLDYDTWPEDVVDLDDPIVEFSTKYEEQDRYLDREAADRIAGTASIDRLEELARAVNHIVTEQAAEADLVHEDGKIECLYYDGEIRVADVVGTFDENRFSYEGQQVSKEVIRQYHKRTQSAWVEAVSQAKNEADAEGVADWKALCDESPQPLDDDVIQVARDLYCAGTNAYVGGDVFDAPSLDDAVDAASEL, encoded by the coding sequence ATGACGAGCGTCAAGGAATTCCGCGTGGACGAACCGGCGACGGCCGAGGCCCTCGGCCGCGGCGCGTTCGTGTTCACGGACGACTACTCCGTGTTCGACTGGGGCAAAATGCCGGACCAGATCCCCGACAAGGGCGCGTCGCTGTGTACGATGGGCGCGTACAACTTCCAGTTGCTCGAGGAGAACCACGTCCCGACTCACTACGAGGGCGTCAGACTCCCCGACAGCGACGAGGTGCGTGACCTCGGCGAGGCGCTGTCGGCCGACGCCGCTCCCGAGGAGATGGTCATCGAACTCACGCAGGTCCCGGACCTCCCCTTCGAAGACGGGAGCTACGACTACGACGCCTACCACGAGGGAGCGGATTCGAACTACCTCATTCCCCTGGAAATCGTGTTCCGCAACCGCGTCGGCGTCGGGTCGTCACTTCGTTCCCGGACCGAGCCTGCAGACCACGGGCTCGACTACGACACCTGGCCCGAGGACGTCGTCGACCTCGACGACCCCATCGTGGAGTTCTCGACGAAATACGAGGAGCAAGACCGCTACCTCGACCGGGAGGCAGCCGACCGGATCGCCGGCACGGCCAGCATCGACCGCCTCGAAGAACTGGCTCGGGCGGTCAACCACATCGTCACCGAGCAAGCTGCCGAGGCTGACCTCGTCCACGAGGACGGGAAGATCGAGTGTCTGTACTACGACGGGGAGATCCGCGTGGCCGACGTGGTCGGCACGTTCGACGAAAATCGCTTCTCCTACGAGGGCCAGCAGGTCTCGAAGGAGGTCATCCGCCAGTACCACAAGCGCACCCAGTCCGCGTGGGTCGAGGCCGTAAGCCAGGCCAAAAACGAGGCTGACGCGGAGGGCGTCGCTGACTGGAAAGCACTCTGTGACGAGTCGCCGCAGCCGCTCGACGATGACGTAATCCAGGTCGCTCGCGACCTCTACTGTGCCGGCACGAACGCCTACGTCGGCGGCGACGTGTTCGACGCGCCGTCACTCGACGACGCCGTTGACGCCGCGAGCGAACTCTGA
- a CDS encoding formyltetrahydrofolate deformylase — MGIVTRGLTEITVVGEDDTGLIAEVTSLLFERSINIEDLDQAVREGVFRMTMRVDTSGMVTTEEKLREDLTELGDELGVDVQVRFPADRETQTIAVLVTKESHCLEALFEAWANGDLGADIEVVIGNHDDLEPLAAKYDVPFHDIGDEKGTPDEDQLLDLLAQYDADLIALARYMRILSPDVVFRYESRIINVHPSLLPAFPGASAYMQAIEEGVRIAGVTAHYVTTDLDQGPIITQRAFNVPDDATEEELQQIGQPLEAEALIEAIKLHLNDEVNVHRGRTKLRDPEETSAQLGAPEKLDQLNPDRPIDGLGEFVAEDDGEIEADD, encoded by the coding sequence GTGGGTATCGTGACTCGCGGTTTGACCGAGATTACGGTCGTCGGTGAGGACGACACGGGCCTCATCGCCGAAGTGACCTCGCTCCTGTTCGAGCGTAGCATCAACATCGAAGACCTCGATCAGGCTGTCCGAGAGGGGGTCTTCCGGATGACCATGCGCGTCGACACGTCCGGGATGGTGACGACGGAGGAGAAACTCCGCGAAGACCTCACTGAACTCGGCGACGAACTCGGCGTCGACGTGCAAGTCCGGTTCCCCGCCGACCGCGAGACCCAGACCATCGCCGTCCTCGTCACGAAGGAGTCACACTGTCTGGAGGCGCTGTTCGAGGCGTGGGCCAACGGCGACCTCGGGGCCGACATCGAGGTGGTCATCGGGAACCACGACGACCTCGAACCGCTGGCGGCCAAATACGACGTTCCGTTCCACGACATCGGCGACGAGAAGGGGACGCCGGACGAGGACCAACTGCTCGATCTGCTCGCACAGTACGACGCTGACCTCATCGCGCTGGCCCGGTATATGCGCATCCTCTCGCCCGATGTCGTCTTCCGGTACGAGAGCCGGATCATCAACGTCCACCCGAGCCTGCTGCCCGCCTTCCCCGGCGCGTCGGCGTATATGCAGGCTATCGAGGAGGGCGTCCGCATCGCCGGCGTCACCGCCCACTACGTGACGACGGATCTGGATCAGGGACCGATCATCACCCAGCGCGCGTTCAACGTCCCCGACGATGCCACCGAAGAAGAACTCCAGCAGATCGGCCAGCCGCTCGAAGCCGAGGCACTCATCGAGGCTATCAAGCTCCACCTCAACGACGAGGTGAACGTCCATCGTGGCCGGACGAAACTGCGGGACCCCGAGGAGACCTCGGCCCAGCTTGGTGCACCGGAGAAACTCGACCAGCTGAACCCCGACCGCCCGATCGACGGCCTCGGCGAGTTCGTCGCCGAGGACGATGGTGAAATAGAAGCTGACGACTGA